The DNA region AAGTTCAGAGTTGCATCAAAACCGTCCGATTTTGATTCGAGACCTATCGATTTTTGGCCAAGTCACTTATTTGAAAATTCCTCGTCGTCAGTTTTATTGTCGTGATTGCCAACGTTATTTTACTGAGTCATTGACATTTATGGATGCAGGACGGCAGTACACTCGACGCTATGAGGAGCATATTTACCAGCAAGTACAACTGTCAAGTATGGAGCAAGTGGGTCGCGTAGAAGGATTAAGCTTTGAGCGCATTGAAGGGATTTTCAAGCATCAGTATGCACAGAAAAAAACACGGGATGGGCAGGAGTCAAACGCATTGGGATTGATGAAATCAGCAAGCGGAAAGGGCATCAAAACTTCGCCACCGTTATCGGCGACGTTGAGGCCGGGAAATTGATTGAAGTGATTGACAGTCACCAACAGGAAGACATTATTGAAATCCTGAAGCAGCAGCCCATAGAGGTGCGTGCAAAAGTTGAAGAGGTGAGCGTGGATATGTGGGGAGGATTCCCAAAGGTAGTCAAGAAAG from Leptodesmis sichuanensis A121 includes:
- a CDS encoding transposase family protein, encoding MDIHLDRLLNFPHVTVESCIQKDNEVYLKLRLLNQESSCPHCKKSSSELHQNRPILIRDLSIFGQVTYLKIPRRQFYCRDCQRYFTESLTFMDAGRQYTRRYEEHIYQQVQLSSMEQVGRVEGLSFERIEGIFKHQYAQKKTRDGQESNALGLMKSASGKGIKTSPPLSATLRPGN